The following proteins are co-located in the Besnoitia besnoiti strain Bb-Ger1 chromosome Unknown contig00007, whole genome shotgun sequence genome:
- a CDS encoding uncharacterized protein (encoded by transcript BESB_071700) gives MPGSRSRDEAENSSLVSSAPTFSHAAAEATYAPPPRRAANALFPAGGFMEPGRSPGGLANPPAENAVAAAERASQKIWRSYLYGQLANVTKAAVWWSMFGTLMISIVGNDSAVGITRAAFNLALVLVSPLAGAVAERASIRRLLGTTTVTRLLIWSAAVPAAWLFLKNDLDRPDLFLLCLVALMFFDGVQVAFANVVDIDCGGLDTLSAQYDLPVDDSLRNKMNGCHQMVFDLSFIVFTPPIAFGVYLLSLHLHHLLPDSWLPYLGSDSGVFALVSSMSFIFCVLSVVSLGCYVFGLPRRSARQFFYPEGGSHDGSCYEGSGGGHTSSAEGTSDEMASSSRGNRLLTDTVDNDSETSETQTDLSSVHTLSLFQETASRLEDVRDGLLIVLREKELGWRLVFLAFETALEDSMVSVVIPELALQCCVTAFATWGVLGGSASHGASPSSTAGAASVLGSGIADGFSVEGSTAVPLDAEGGGAFPVSSSSAFLLSAGDELSVSSFDFALGGLPPFSFFSLPSWDFTLTAAEELPLGASPNRAFANLLAVVIIAVGKIGGSLAGLYMNRRWTPPASYSRDSAYRRLFWCVLASSFSVALLPLSQFLYINRLAPTWLCAALVLLSAFAFFLFSTAPKIGFATLLQGLVASQQVACKVFGFVGTFVTVTDAVVIACINMVFTAFLPSHFLSALLCVTGVYLVHGLIEAFVGPLLILEPPTAGLVAGAEGDSGDLRGATFEARGREFAMDARDGDAREVAGAGVLFDASGWSAARPANRGGQSFLPPHRGPEDGATGFYWTGEAGASASGASHYPLAADQQQRGVSRRS, from the coding sequence ATGCCAGggagtcgctcgcgcgaTGAAGCGGAGAACTCCTCTCTCGTGAGTTCCGCGCCCACTTTCTcgcacgctgcggcggaggccacgtacgcgcctccgccgcggcgtgcggcgaaTGCGCTTTTCCCGGCCGGCGGCTTCATGGAGCCGGGCAGGTCGCCGGGGGGGCTCGCGAACCCCCCGGCGGAgaacgcggtcgccgccgcggagcgcgcgtCGCAGAAGATCTGGCGCAGCTACTTGTACGGGCAGCTGGCCAACGTGACCAAGGCTGCAGTCTGGTGGTCCATGTTTGGCACGTTGATGATTTCGATAGTTGGGAACGACAGCGCCGTGGGCATCACCCGAGCGGCCTTCAATTTGGCGCTGGTCTtggtgtctcctctcgcaggggcggtcgcggagcgcGCCAGCattcgccgcctgctgggCACCACGACGGTCACGCGCCTTCTGATTTGGAGCGCGGCAGTCCCGGCCGCGTGGCTGTTCCTGAAGAACGACTTGGATCGCCCTgacctttttcttctctgtctcgtcgCCCTGATGTTTTTCGATGGCGTGCAAGTCGCCTTCGCCAACGTTGTCGACAtcgactgcggcggcctggACACGCTGAGTGCGCAGTACGATCTCCCCGTCGACGACAGCTTGCGCAACAAGATGAACGGCTGCCACCAGATGGTGTTTGACCTGTCCTTCATTGTCTTCACGCCGCCCATTGCCTTCGGCGTGTACCTGCTGTCCCTCCATCTGCATCACCTCCTCCCCGACTCCTGGCTGCCCTACCTGGGCAGCGACTCGGGCGTCTTTGCCCTGGTGTCGAGTATGAGTTTCATCTTCTGCGTGTTGTCTGTCGTTTCCTTGGGCTGCTACGTGTTCGGGTtgccgaggaggagcgcgcgcCAGTTCTTTTACCCAGAGGGAGGCAGCCACGACGGCAGTTGCTatgaaggcagcggcggcggccacACGTCTTCAGCCGAAGGCACTTCTGACGAGATGGCGAGTTCGTCTCGAGGGAACAGGCTGCTGACAGACACCGTGGATAACGACAGTGAAACGAGTGAAACGCAGACGGACCTGTCCAGCGTCCAcacgctgtctctctttcaGGAGACGGCCAGCCGTCTGGAGGATGTGCGAGATGGCTTGCTGATTGTTTTGAGAGAAAAGGAGTTGGGCTGGcggctcgtcttcctcgcatTCGAGACGGCTCTAGAGGACTCCATGGTGTCGGTTGTGATTCCCGAGCTTGCGCTGCAGTGCTGCGTCACGGCCTTCGCGACGTGGGGCGTCCTGGGAGGCAGTGCCTCGCACGgtgcgtctccctcgtcgacggccggcgcagcctctgtgTTGGGATCCGGCATAGCGGACGGCTTCAGCGTGGAGGGAAGCACTGCTGTGCCCTTAGAcgccgaaggcggaggcgcgtttCCCGTCTCCTCATCGTCCGCGTTCTTGCTCTCCGCTGGCGACGAGCTTTCCGTCTCCTCGTTCGATTTCGCGCTGGGCGGGCTTCCgccgttttctttcttctcgctgccctCCTGGGACTTCACACTTACAGCCGCGGAAGAGCTACCGTTGGGTGCCTCGCCCAACCGGGCGTTCGCGAATCTCTTGGCGGTGGTCATCATCGCCGTGGGCAAAatcggcggcagcctcgcgggGTTGTACATGAATAGACGGTGGACTCCTCCCGCGTCTTACAGCAGAGACTCCGCCTACCGCCGCCTGTTTTGGTGCGTTCTTGCTTCGTCTTTCTCAGTCGCACTGCTACCTTTGTCTCAGTTTCTGTATATCAACCGCCTGGCCCCCACGTGGCTGTGTGCGGCGCTGGTCCTGCTGTCTGCCTTtgcgtttttccttttctccacTGCGCCAAAGATCGGCTTTGCGACGCTGCTTCAGGGTCTGGTTGCCTCGCAGCAGGTTGCGTGCAAAGTGTTTGGTTTCGTGGGAACCTTCGTGACGGTCACGGACGCCGTGGTCATTGCATGCATCAACATGGTTTTCACGGCGTTTTTGCCCTCCCACTTCCTGTCTGCGCTCTTGTGTGTGACTGGGGTCTATCTGGTTCATGGATTAATCGAGGCCTTCGTCGGTCCACTGCTGATTTTGGAGCCGCCGACGGCCGGACTGGTGGCAGGGGCTGAAGGTGACTCGGGtgacctccgcggcgcgacctTCGAGGCGCGGGGTCGCGAATTTGCGATGGAtgcgagagacggcgacgccagagagGTGGCGGGGGCCGGCGTCCTTTTTGACGCCTCCGGATGGTCGGCGGCGAGACCCGCCAACAGGGGAGGGCAGAGTTTCTTGCCGCCTCACCGCGGACCCGAAGATGGAGCAACCGGCTTCTACTGGACGGGCGAAGCGGGTGCGTCGGCCTCTGGGGCCAGCCACTACCCGCTCGCGGCCGatcagcagcagcgcggtgTGTCGAGAAGAAGCTAA